In the Camelus bactrianus isolate YW-2024 breed Bactrian camel chromosome 17, ASM4877302v1, whole genome shotgun sequence genome, one interval contains:
- the LOC105083358 gene encoding protegrin-2-like, which translates to METQRASLSLGHWPLWLLLLGLAVPWASAQALSYREAVLRAVDRLNEQSSDPNLYRLLELDLPPKADENPDAPKPVSFTVKETVCPRSTQQPTEQCAFKENGLVKQCVGTVTLDQSKDQKDITCDKARRFRPLPFLPPRIPRQRFPAPNFPPPNFPPPRFPPPNFPPPNFPPPNFPPPEFPLPNFPLPNFPPPNFPPPRFPPPNFPPPNFPPPNFPPPEFPLPNFPPPNFPPPEFPLPNFPPPI; encoded by the exons ATGGAGACCCAGAGGGCCAGCCTCTCCCTGGGCCACTGGCCACTGTGGCTACTGCTGCTGGGACTAGCGGTGCCTTGGGCCAGCGCCCAGGCCCTGAGCTATAGGGAGGCGGTGCTTCGAGCTGTGGATCGCCTCAATGAGCAGTCCTCAGACCCCAATCTCTACCGCCTCTTGGAGCTGGACCTGCCGCCCAAGGCT GACGAGAACCCAGATGCCCCAAAGCCTGTGAGCTTCACGGTGAAGGAGACCGTGTGTCCCAGGAGTACACAGCAGCCAACGGAGCAGTGTGCCTTCAAGGAGAatggg CTGGTGAAACAGTGTGTGGGGACAGTCACTCTGGACCAGTCCAAGGACCAAAAGGACATCACCTGTGATAAG GCCCGGAGATTTCGCCCGCTACCCTTTCTACCGCCGAGGATACCACGGCAGAGGTTCCCTGCGCCAAATTTCCCTCCGCCAAATTTCCCTCCTCCTCGGTTTCCTCCACCAAATTTCCCTCCGCCAAATTTCCCTCCGCCAAATTTCCCTCCTCCTGAGTTTCCTCTGCCAAATTTCCCTCTGCCAAATTTCCCTCCGCCAAATTTCCCTCCTCCTCGGTTTCCTCCGCCAAATTTCCCTCCGCCAAATTTCCCTCCGCCAAATTTCCCTCCTCCTGAGTTTCCTCTGCCAAATTTCCCTCCACCAAATTTCCCTCCTCCTGAGTTTCCTCTGCCAAATTTCCCCCCTCCCATCTAA